The genomic segment TTGATCACGTCAATGCGAATGAGGTCCGTCTTGGTGATATTCTTGAACGCGATGCGTAGCCCCGCACCTGCTGCGCTGTGCCATCCCTTGAGTTTCCAGACCTCCTTCGGCTCCCAGGCGCGGGCGATATCTGCGAACAGCACCCCGCCCACCATCGCCGACATAATGTCGATACCCGGGAAGAAACGTGCCTCGAAGTTGACAACCGTGGCCCGGTCCCCTGTGTCCGCAAAGCGGTCGTGCCCGCGGAGGCCGTTTTCACCATCGACCACCAGCGCCATCGCGCCGTCTCGTCTCCAATCCGAGCGGTACAGACAGCGAAACGCAAACGTAAGAAAGCTGATGCGGTTGTTATAGAATCGGAGGGAGACGGTGCTCGTGCGACGGACGTCTATGCCATTCGCTACCCAGAACATCGGCGAATAACCGAGTTGCACTATGGAAGCGCCCCGTCGAAATCCAAACGAAGACTGAAACGAATAGCGGTCATAGACAGCTTGGTCGAAACCAGGCCGGAGTGCACGGGCATATCCGAGCGTGATATCGGCTCCCAGGGTGAAGTCCTCGGTGTAGTCGAAACCGTTGATACGAAGCGCCGTGATGAATACCGGGTGGACGAATGATACGCTCAGGCCCAATTCATGATAGACGGAGTCCCGGGAGGTAGTTACCCGGCCAGAATCGACCGGGCTCAGAATCACCGGGTTGGAGTTAGACTCATACACGTATCGATAGGAACCGCCCAATCCGATCTTCTCGTCGTACCGCCCAAAGCGATATTCGGCGCCAAAGTCCACCTTTTGTCCCGAATATCCGGATTCGGCGATTCGTACCGTATCCCGATACTGATCTCGCCGACCTTTGGTACTGCCGACGGTGGCGAATGTCGAGAACCGTTGCGACAAGTTGTAGAACGGACGCGAAACGCCGATCGACCGTCGGTCATCCAGCGGATTATTGGTGTAGGCCAAGTCGAGCCGCACCGGGGCCCCCATCAGGCGCGAATCCCGAAAGGCGGTGCTCCAGTAGCTATCGCGGTTTCCTGGAACATAGCGATACACGGACACGAACTGGTTATAGCCAAGGAAATTCAACTCTTCCAGACCAAAATGGTAATCGGTGACGTTGGCGTCGCGCTTGATTCGGAACCCACCGCGCAGACTCCACTGGTCGATCGTGGTCACGCGGAGCACGGCATGACCGCTGTCCGTCTCAAAGGCCTCGATCCAGGCGTCGTACAGGGCGTATCGCAGGCGAAGGTTGCGCGCCGTCTCCTCTACCAACTCGTGAGAATACTCGTCCCCGACTTTGAAGAGCAACTCGCGCCGGATCATGCCCAGTCGTGTCCGTACCCGCAGCTTATTGGCGGTCCGAAACAGGAAGTTGTTGTACCGGGGTATGGCGGTATCATAGACATTGCGGTTGTCGATAATGATGCTGTCGATTATCCGGCCCTGAAACGCCGCCGCCTGCGCTATGCTGTCGGGTTGTAGCCCCAAAGCGCTCTCAGCCGCGCGACCAGGTGCAGGGGCAAACCACGCCACAATCAGAAAACCTATCAGTCCACGGGCGAGGGTCGTTGTTCCGGGGGGCCAATGGGATGACTTCTCAGGACGGCGCGGTAAGACCATTGGTACAAGGATAGCTCCGGGCGCCGGGATCGCAAAGTTAAAAAAGCGATTGCGCCGCCGATACAAGAAAGAGCGGCCTAACATGAGCACAAGACAATCGGTTACACGCAAGAAGATCGGCGATCTGCTGGTCGACAAGGGGTACATTACCCCTGCCATCCTGCATGACGCGCTGCGCGAACAGGCCACCAGCGGCAAGCGCCTCGGAGCGCTGCTGGTCGAGCGCGGGTTGATCACCGAAGACCAGCTTCTGGACACGATTTCGGAGCGACTGGCCATCCCCAGAGTAACCGTGACGTCGATGGTCCTCGACCCCAATGTCGTACAGTTGATCCCGGTGGAGGTAGCGCGCCGGTACCTCCTCATCCCCATCTTCGCCATCGGCAACACGCTGACGCTCGCCATGTCCGACCCGCTGAACATTATCGCCATCGACGAGATCAAGTACCTGACCGGCCGCGACGTCAAGCGTGCGGTTGCCAAGACCTCGGAGATTAAGGAGGCGATCGACCAGTATTATTCGGTGGCGGATTCGCTGCACGAGATCATGGGGACACGCCGCGAGCCAAGCGAGGTGGCCGAGCTGGCAGCGATCGAGGTAAAGACGGGCGAAGCGGAAAGTCCGATCATCAAGCTGGTCAACCTGATTATCGCCAAGGCGGTCCGGGACAGGGCCAGCGATATACACATCGAGCCGGATGAGACCACCCTGCGCATTCGGTACCGCATCAGCGGCGTCATGCGCGAGGAAGCGGCCCCGCCGAAAAGCATGCAGAACGAGCTGATCTCGCGCACGAAAATCGCCGCCGATCTCGACGTATCCGAGAAACGGCTCCCTCAGGATGGGAGATTCGCGGTGAAGGTGGATGGCGCGCCGGTCGATTTGCGAGTCTCTACCCTACCCACGATCCATGGCGAGAAGATCGTCATCCGGATACTCGACCGCCGCAATCTCCTTTCGTCGTTCCGTCAGCTCGGGTTTCGGGAGCAGCTTCAGGATCGGTGGAGCAACATCATTCGCAAGCCGGAGGGTCTGGTCCTGATTTCAGGCCCGACCTCAAGCGGCAAGACCTCCACGCTCTACGCGACGCTTCAGGAGATCAACTCCATCGAGAAGAACATCATCACGGTAGAGGACCCGGTTGAGTATTCGCTGCCGCTTATCAACCAGATACAGATCAATGAGAAGGCCGGGCTGTCGTTCCCGACCACGCTGCGGTCGATGCTCCGTCAGAACCCCGACATCATCATGATCGGTGAGATCCGGGATCGCGAGACGGCTCAGATGGCCATCCGCTCGGCGCTGACAGGTCATCTCGTGTTCTCCACCATTCACACCAACGACGCACCCTCTGCGATTACCCGGCTGATCGACATGGGGATCGAAAACTACCTCGTGGCGGCTGCGATAAAAGGCGTCCTGGCGCAACGGCTAGTGCGCTTGAATTGCCAGAACTGTCTTGAGACCTACCGTCCAACCGAGGCGATGTTGCGTCGGGCCGGATTGATGGAGTTGGCCGACGTGGTCGAATTCAAGCATGGCGTCGGGTGTCCTCAGTGTCGGAACACCGGCTTTCACAAGTTAACCGGCGTGTTCGAATTCGTGGAGATCACGCCGGCGATCGCCGATCTCATCATCGCCAACGCATCACTCAACCGGATCCGGGAGGAATCACGACAGTCCGGTTACGTGCCGCTGTTCGAGGCCGGCCTCGAGAAACTCACGCAAGGGTTGATCTGCCTCGAGGAACTGCTCAAAGAGACCAGCAGTATTGAGGAATATATCCCCGAGACGCGGTTGAGAGAGGCTACACTGCATGCAGGCACAGTATAGATATAAGGCTGCTTCTCAGGACGGCGCCGTCAGGCAGGGGACCATCACCGCACACAGCGAGGAGGCGGCCGAAGAGTTTCTGGCCGGTCAGGGGCTCATTCCGCTTGAAGTCCGTTCGCTCGAAGGCCGCCAGGCACTGACCCTGTTTGGTCTGCTCAAAGGGACTGATTATGAACAACTGATCATGTTCACCAGCCAGCTTGCGACCCTTCACCGGGCTGGTGTGCCGCTGTTACGGGCACTGTCAATCATTCGCATCGGCAAACCGGGTGGCCGGTTCAACCAGGTTATCGACCAGATCCGCCTCGCGGTCCAATCCGGCAAATCGCTCTCCGAAGCAATGAGCGACCATACCGATGTCTTTTCCCGCGTGTACACATCAAGTGTCGCTGCCGGCGAGGAATCCGGCAAACTCGAACATACGCTCGATGAACTCTCGGCCATGCTCGAACGGGAGATGGAACTGGGTCGACAGATCAAGACCGCGACCCGGTATCCGTTGATCGTGCTTGGCGTGATCGTCCTGGCGATTATCGTAGTTATGACCTTCGTCATCCCACGTTTCATCGCGTTCTACGATGCGTTCGGCGCCCAGCTTCCGCTCCCGACCAGAATCCTGATCGGTATCAGTCGGTTCATGACCCATTACTGGCCGATCCTGCTTGGGTTGGCGGTTGTAGGCGGGTTCGGCATCCGGAAGATCCTCGGAACAACCGGTGGTCGACACTGGCTGGACCGCCAACTACTTCGCCTGCCGATATTCGGAGACTTGATTGTCAAAAGCAACGTTGCCCGATTCACCCTACTCTTTCGCATGATGTTTCGTGCCGGACTGCCAATAATCAGATCGCTTGAGATCCTGTCGACGGCGATCCGTAACACGGCGATCTCTGCGGAGATTCGCAGACTCGAAGAGCTGTTCAGACGCGGGCGGGACCTATCGGGATCAGAAGGAGAGTTCCGGTTCTTCCCGGACCTGGCCCTTCAGCTCATGTCCATAGGGTTCGAGTCCGGATCGCTTGACAACATGCTTCAGGAAATCGGCAGTCATTACATCAAGGAAGTCAATTATCGCGCGCGTCAACTGACCGCCGTGATCGAGCCTATCCTGACTCTGGTTCTGGGCTGTTTCGTGCTGCTTCTGGCCCTGGCTATGTTCCTGCCAATGTGGAACTTGATCAAGGTTTTCCGCGGCTGAGGCTGGTCAAGATTTGGACCATCTGGCCGATAATTATTCAAAAAAGGACTTCGTCACCTTTTTCACTAAACCAGGAGGACAGAGATGCATTTGAGCGCTCTCAAAAGCAACCGAGGGTTTACCCTCATCGAGTTGGTGATCATCATCGTGATTCTGGGAATTCTTGCGGCCGTCGCTATTCCCAAGTATCAGGACATGTCGGCGCAGGCGAAAGATGCTGCCTGCCGCGGCTCGCTGGGCTCACTGCGGTCCGGTATCACCATATTCTATGCCAACCAAGCGGTAACGACAGGCACGGCTACATGGCCGACTCTCGTGCAACTCGGCACCGTAGGTACCGTCATGGCTCAGGCCATACCCAAGAATCCGTACCAGACATCTACCAACGCCCCTGACTCGATCGTCACCGGCGTGACCAAGGGCGTGATTGTCGGTACGCGCGGTGGCTGGGCGTACAACGCCACCACCGGCGAAGTCTGGCCGAACACCAACACAGTCGGCGAGAACAATCTTTAAGATCGGACAGCCCAATGGACACTGGGTTGACGCAAACCCGGCATGAGCTCGATCGGGGCGGATTCACCCTGATCGAGCTTATTATCATCATCGTGGTGCTCGGAATTCTGGCGACCGTGGCGATACCCAAGTTTTCCAACATGTCGACCAGCGCCAAGGTCACGGCCACGAAAGAAGAGCTGAACACGCTCAAGAGAGCGCTGGTCGGCAATCCATCGGTGGTCGCGGGCGGCACCTACGTGGATCGCGGTTTCGAAGGGGATGTGGGATACCTGCCTTCACAATTGGCCGACCTGGTGGCCAAGCCGGACTCGATTGCCGCCTACAACCCGTTGACAAGGCTTGGTTGGAACGGGCCTTACGTTGACGGTTCCAACGGCGATTACCTCACGGACGCCTGGGGGGTCGGTTACGCGTACGATCCGGTCAACCGGTTGCTTCGCTCGACCGGCGGAGGTCCGGACAGCGTTAGAGCGAGTTTTTGAATGGAAATGTCATGCCAAGTGCGCTGATCCAAAAGATGTTCCGCAGGTCGGCACCGCCGGAGCAGGTGGCTGAGACGCCGGCTAAATCGGTCTTGTTTGAGACCCCATTGGCGCCCCGCAAACATTTCGAGTGGGGGACGCGTCTCGGATTCGCGGTCGATCAAACCGGCATCCAGATGGCTGCGGCTCGGCACACGGCCGGCAGGGTTGCACTGGTCGATGCCCGCAAGGTCTATTTCCCGGCCTCCGATTATGCCGACCGGGGTACCTTCATCACCCAGACGATCTCTGAGTTCACAGGACGTTTCACCAGACGAAATTTGCCGGTCTCGCTGGCCGTGACTGGACCGGAGACCGTGTTCAGAACGTTCCATGTGCCGAATCTCCGGGCGGGCGCTTTTGATGCGGCCGTTCAGTTCGAAGCCAAAAAACAGATCCCGTTTCCCATCAAAGACTGCCAGTTCGGGTATCGTTCGACGTACCGATTGGGGACTGATTCACGGTTCCGGGTCAAGGTAGCGCTGCACGCCGCCAAGAGCTCCTTCGTGCAGGAGCAGATGGCTCCATTCGAGCAATGCGGACTTGATGTCGGCCACGTGTATCATTCTCACGACGCGCTTGGACACCTGCTGTGCTATCTGCCGGATTTCAGTGAGGACAAATTATACACGCTGCTTTCGGTGGAGCGACAGCACGCCGAACTGTCGTATTTTCGCGGATCGAATCTTGAATTCTTCCATATCTGCTCGGTGGGATCGTCGTTCTTGGCCCGCCGTTCCGATCCGACCATTTTCGAATATTTTGCCGAGGCGCTGGCCGGCGAAATTCAGAACTCGCTTGACTATTACACCGGACAGTATTCTTCGCAGTTTTCCAATCGAATCTACATCCATGGGGATCTGTCGTACAGTGACGAACTGATCCGTCTGTT from the Candidatus Zixiibacteriota bacterium genome contains:
- a CDS encoding type II secretion system F family protein: MQAQYRYKAASQDGAVRQGTITAHSEEAAEEFLAGQGLIPLEVRSLEGRQALTLFGLLKGTDYEQLIMFTSQLATLHRAGVPLLRALSIIRIGKPGGRFNQVIDQIRLAVQSGKSLSEAMSDHTDVFSRVYTSSVAAGEESGKLEHTLDELSAMLEREMELGRQIKTATRYPLIVLGVIVLAIIVVMTFVIPRFIAFYDAFGAQLPLPTRILIGISRFMTHYWPILLGLAVVGGFGIRKILGTTGGRHWLDRQLLRLPIFGDLIVKSNVARFTLLFRMMFRAGLPIIRSLEILSTAIRNTAISAEIRRLEELFRRGRDLSGSEGEFRFFPDLALQLMSIGFESGSLDNMLQEIGSHYIKEVNYRARQLTAVIEPILTLVLGCFVLLLALAMFLPMWNLIKVFRG
- a CDS encoding ATPase, T2SS/T4P/T4SS family codes for the protein MSTRQSVTRKKIGDLLVDKGYITPAILHDALREQATSGKRLGALLVERGLITEDQLLDTISERLAIPRVTVTSMVLDPNVVQLIPVEVARRYLLIPIFAIGNTLTLAMSDPLNIIAIDEIKYLTGRDVKRAVAKTSEIKEAIDQYYSVADSLHEIMGTRREPSEVAELAAIEVKTGEAESPIIKLVNLIIAKAVRDRASDIHIEPDETTLRIRYRISGVMREEAAPPKSMQNELISRTKIAADLDVSEKRLPQDGRFAVKVDGAPVDLRVSTLPTIHGEKIVIRILDRRNLLSSFRQLGFREQLQDRWSNIIRKPEGLVLISGPTSSGKTSTLYATLQEINSIEKNIITVEDPVEYSLPLINQIQINEKAGLSFPTTLRSMLRQNPDIIMIGEIRDRETAQMAIRSALTGHLVFSTIHTNDAPSAITRLIDMGIENYLVAAAIKGVLAQRLVRLNCQNCLETYRPTEAMLRRAGLMELADVVEFKHGVGCPQCRNTGFHKLTGVFEFVEITPAIADLIIANASLNRIREESRQSGYVPLFEAGLEKLTQGLICLEELLKETSSIEEYIPETRLREATLHAGTV
- a CDS encoding prepilin-type N-terminal cleavage/methylation domain-containing protein, with translation MDTGLTQTRHELDRGGFTLIELIIIIVVLGILATVAIPKFSNMSTSAKVTATKEELNTLKRALVGNPSVVAGGTYVDRGFEGDVGYLPSQLADLVAKPDSIAAYNPLTRLGWNGPYVDGSNGDYLTDAWGVGYAYDPVNRLLRSTGGGPDSVRASF
- a CDS encoding prepilin-type N-terminal cleavage/methylation domain-containing protein, with translation MHLSALKSNRGFTLIELVIIIVILGILAAVAIPKYQDMSAQAKDAACRGSLGSLRSGITIFYANQAVTTGTATWPTLVQLGTVGTVMAQAIPKNPYQTSTNAPDSIVTGVTKGVIVGTRGGWAYNATTGEVWPNTNTVGENNL
- the pilM gene encoding pilus assembly protein PilM encodes the protein MPSALIQKMFRRSAPPEQVAETPAKSVLFETPLAPRKHFEWGTRLGFAVDQTGIQMAAARHTAGRVALVDARKVYFPASDYADRGTFITQTISEFTGRFTRRNLPVSLAVTGPETVFRTFHVPNLRAGAFDAAVQFEAKKQIPFPIKDCQFGYRSTYRLGTDSRFRVKVALHAAKSSFVQEQMAPFEQCGLDVGHVYHSHDALGHLLCYLPDFSEDKLYTLLSVERQHAELSYFRGSNLEFFHICSVGSSFLARRSDPTIFEYFAEALAGEIQNSLDYYTGQYSSQFSNRIYIHGDLSYSDELIRLLTDRFGFEFARFPGETLCLPGSDREPISACLPAVAAATCNVRLADLLPRDHVERHRARLMNRVALAAAVVILTTLLGIWLFDRHDLADQQTRLDALTVEMENFKASNLYDTYNMLKREIATSRTYLEKCKPTPGFFSALVRDLSQITPSPIRLSNLDYTGSIETMNVHLQGRVLSDAIPPEVLLAEYVETLNASPLLDSVVVQQYSKRPEKGSFALDFVLDMRYLQ